ATGAGCGGACTCTTCAGCAAGAGAAGACTGTGCTTTTAAAAAAGAATGGGGCATTGTTCTATTATTTTGTTGTTTTAACATCGTTTCAAGAAAGAGAATTTTCTATTTTGAATTCGAACTGAATCACAAGTGCAAGTTAAAAAAATGACTTTGCATTTAAATGAATTATTTAGATTTAAAATCAAATAAAATATATTAAAAGTTGTGTTATTGTAATAAAAATTAAATAATAAAACAATTTGTATAGGAATATAGCTGTTTTTGTGTGTAGAAATTTGAATTATAAAAGGTCCAAAGCTCTTGTGTATTTTATGATCTGATTCTTGTAATTTTTCGTACTTTTGTCGGATGAAGCCTATCTTTCTTTTCTTTTTTGTTTCTTTTTTTATGGCATGTTCTCAAAAAGCAGAGCAGTTGCCTTATTTAGGTCATCCTACGGAAGAAGTGACAGCAGATGGAACAGTAAAAGAGAAGCAGTACCAGATTCCCGCTTTTTCATTGCTGAATCAGGATAGCCTTGTCGTATCAAATCAAACCTTAGCTGGAAAAGTATATGTAGCTGATTTTATTTTCCTACAATGCCCAACCATTTGCCCCAAGATGAATGTAGAGATGAAAAGGGTATATGATGCCTATCAAACAGAAGAAGACGTTTTATTTGTGTCCCATACCATTGATCCTAAACATGATACAATTCCCGTTTTAAAAGCATACAGTGAATCTTTAGGGGTAGATCCTTTAAAATGGCATTTCCTATATGGAAAAGAACAGGTTATACATCAGTTAGCCCAAGGTTATTTTATGCAAGCTTATCAAGAGACAAATGCTCCAGGAGGCTATGCGCATAGTGGTGGATTTCTGTTGATTGATGGTCAACAGCATATTCGCGGCGTGTATGATGGAACCAATTCCGCTGATGTGGATCGATTAATTCAAGATATTAAATTGTTGTTGAAGAAATAAAGTAATGAAAAAGCAGATTTTACTTCTCTTATTGCTTTCCTTTATCTACCAAAACACCTCCAGTTTTTGGATATTAACCTCATTTTATATCAATCAAAGTTATATTGCTGAAAATATTTGTATCAATCGCTTTGATGCAATTCCCATGTGTTATGGAAGTTGCTATCTTCAAAGTGAACTATCCGAAGATTCAGAGAAAAAAGCAGAACTTCCAATGTTCAAAACGAAGGAAGTACAGCCTTTATTTAGCCAATCCATAGCCTATGAACCTTATATAGTTCCTGCTATTCCCTTAGAGAATATACCCTATCCCAATTATATTGACACTTTAGTAGTAACCCATTTTATCTATGCTGTTTTTCAACCTCCTGAACGGGTGTAAATACCTGTGAATGAATCTGTTTTTTGTAGATTATTACGTGGTGAATGCGATAAAATCAAGATTTGCTGTGTTTTAAGTCGGACAAAAACAGGGAGAAGAAGTTAAACAAGAAAACATAAAATTATGCAAGCGACTAAAGTACCCGTTTGCACAATTGGTTTATTCAATACTAAACATGATCTTTGGATGGACAGCCTGGAAGGGTTGCTTCAACAATACCCTGTATTATCTACGCCTCATACCAATGCCTTTTATTTACTTTTGTGCATTGAACAAGGAGGGGGTGAACTCGTTGTAGACCAAGATAAGATTCGCCTTGGAGCGGCTCAAGTATTGATTATTAAACCCAATTGTATCAACACCATGACTTTGCAAGAAGGAACAACGGGAACCATTATAGGCTTCACTACAGAGTTCTTTTCCTTGCGATACAACACCAATGTATTACATCAATTTCCTTATTTTAATGAAGGAAACCAAACTGTTTTTCACGTTCCTCAGGATCATGTAAAAAGCATGCGATTTTTGTTGTGGCAGATGTTGGATGAATTTAAAATGAACAAAAAAGCCTCTCAAAAAGTATTGCGCTCTTATTTGAATATTCTATTGATTGAGTTAGACCGGATGTATATTCCTGTACATACGGTGAAAGTACACAATGCAGTACATGAAAAGATACAGAAGTATCAAACCTTAATCGAACAACATTTTAAAACCCATAAAATGCCTTCTGAATATGCTGATATGTTGCATATTAGTACGAATTATCTGAATAAAATATGCCGTAATATTCTAGGGCAAACTTCGGGGAATTTAATTAAGCAACACATTATACTTGAGGCCAAGCGATTATTGAGTTATACCACACATTCAATCAGTGAAATTGCCAATGAGCTAGGATTTGAACACGCCTCTTATTTTGTAACTATATTTAAGAAAGCAACCAATCAGACTCCGGAACAGTATAGAAAAAATCAGTGGATTGCGTAAGATGAGCGTAAGGAATAAATGAATTATAGGTAAATGTGGAGAAGATAGGGCAGAAGCCTTAAAGTACAGCTTGAAGGGCAGGAAGAACTCCTTGCAATATAATGAAGCATACAAATAAAAAGCGAAGAGCTATTTCGTAATTATCGTGAAAATAGCTTTCATTTTGTTAAAAGTATCAGGGTTTCATTTCGAAATGACTACCTTTAGTTTTTATAAAGTAAAAAGATATGATAATTAAGCGTTTGCTATTGCTTTTTTGTTTATTAGGAGGTTTGTTGAGTGTACAAGCACAGAATCGAGTAGAGCAGGTCATGGAAATCTTCATGGAAGACTACAATACCAGCAATTACGATAAATTTTACCACCGTTTTTCTGAGTCTCTTCAAAGTAGAGTGCCTTTTAATACCGTAGAGGCCTTTTTTGATGAGATGAAACAAAACTTAGGATCGATTGTTACCATCGAATACTACGGGGTAAACGACGATCAAACGCCTTTATTTAAGACACAATTTGAAAAAGAAACAGCCATTGTCAATTTCGCTTTTGATGAAGAAGCGAATATTGTTGGGTTTCGCATTTTAGATTATGTCAACCAGGAGGATTTAAAACAAGGATTAGCAGAAAAATCGCTGGAGGATATTATTCTTGATAATGCCAATCATTTACCTGAACAAGGAGAAATAGCCTTAGCGATTATTAAAGATGATCAGGTGCATTTCTATGGTTTGAAAAAGAAAGCCAAATTGATTCGCGATATTGACAACAAAAATGGATTATTCGGATTGGGAACTTTTACTTCTATTTTTACCAACAACATCTTAGCACAAGCTGATGTTCAAGGGAAAGTAAAATTATGGGAGGATATTAATCCTTACTATCCAGAACCGTTTAAAGATACCCTATCCTTGTCTTTTTCTTCTTTAGCGAATGGAACAGCTTTACTGCCGTTTTTTCCAAAAATAACGTTAGTTGGAGAAGATTTGATTTCCAATAAAAAGAATAAAAAAGGAAAAGAACCCGTGATTGGAAATGCGTCTATTGCTAACTATTTGGCGCATGATATCGAATTAGATACACTGAAAGTAAGAGGGCGTTTCTTCATCTTTGGAAGTAGTGTATTAGGAGATGCCTTAGCTCGTGTATACAATAAACCGTATACCTCTCTTTTTCAAACGTATATTGTTGATCAATACCACTTAACTTCTACGCATTTGATTAAACCCAAACGAGCAAAAGTAGTGGGTGCTATTGGTAAGATCGATTTAGGTTTAGATAATAAAGCTAGTTATATGGATATTTTCTTGCCATCTACGCAAGGATATTCAACGATAGAGGATATGGCTACGTATATTCAAGCGTATTTTGACCCAAAACATCCCGAATTAGCGCTGATGCAAAAACCGACTTCTATGATCACACCAGATGATTGGATTAGCTTGGGATGGCGTTTGAACTTTTTTAGCCCCTCAGAATCCCTGTATTTTCATCGAGGTATTGATGTCGCTTATTCCAATTTTATAAGCTTTAGCCCTGAACGGAAAGAAGGCGTAATCGTATTCGCTAATAGTTCAATGGATGATATGATTCAGTTGGTG
The window above is part of the Myroides odoratus DSM 2801 genome. Proteins encoded here:
- a CDS encoding SCO family protein — its product is MACSQKAEQLPYLGHPTEEVTADGTVKEKQYQIPAFSLLNQDSLVVSNQTLAGKVYVADFIFLQCPTICPKMNVEMKRVYDAYQTEEDVLFVSHTIDPKHDTIPVLKAYSESLGVDPLKWHFLYGKEQVIHQLAQGYFMQAYQETNAPGGYAHSGGFLLIDGQQHIRGVYDGTNSADVDRLIQDIKLLLKK
- a CDS encoding helix-turn-helix domain-containing protein, coding for MQATKVPVCTIGLFNTKHDLWMDSLEGLLQQYPVLSTPHTNAFYLLLCIEQGGGELVVDQDKIRLGAAQVLIIKPNCINTMTLQEGTTGTIIGFTTEFFSLRYNTNVLHQFPYFNEGNQTVFHVPQDHVKSMRFLLWQMLDEFKMNKKASQKVLRSYLNILLIELDRMYIPVHTVKVHNAVHEKIQKYQTLIEQHFKTHKMPSEYADMLHISTNYLNKICRNILGQTSGNLIKQHIILEAKRLLSYTTHSISEIANELGFEHASYFVTIFKKATNQTPEQYRKNQWIA
- a CDS encoding serine hydrolase, whose protein sequence is MIIKRLLLLFCLLGGLLSVQAQNRVEQVMEIFMEDYNTSNYDKFYHRFSESLQSRVPFNTVEAFFDEMKQNLGSIVTIEYYGVNDDQTPLFKTQFEKETAIVNFAFDEEANIVGFRILDYVNQEDLKQGLAEKSLEDIILDNANHLPEQGEIALAIIKDDQVHFYGLKKKAKLIRDIDNKNGLFGLGTFTSIFTNNILAQADVQGKVKLWEDINPYYPEPFKDTLSLSFSSLANGTALLPFFPKITLVGEDLISNKKNKKGKEPVIGNASIANYLAHDIELDTLKVRGRFFIFGSSVLGDALARVYNKPYTSLFQTYIVDQYHLTSTHLIKPKRAKVVGAIGKIDLGLDNKASYMDIFLPSTQGYSTIEDMATYIQAYFDPKHPELALMQKPTSMITPDDWISLGWRLNFFSPSESLYFHRGIDVAYSNFISFSPERKEGVIVFANSSMDDMIQLVENLSFQIWSKLVIDNKKDDK